The following are encoded in a window of Bradyrhizobium sp. WBOS07 genomic DNA:
- the rsmI gene encoding 16S rRNA (cytidine(1402)-2'-O)-methyltransferase, with protein sequence MRAKPAPINTSEAQEAASRGFSIDAHRLTAPKAAPGLHLVATPIGNLGDITLRALQTLAGVDVIACEDTRITRRLTERYAIAAQLKQYHEHNAEAARPKILEALAAGGSVALVSDAGTPLISDPGFKLVREVCAAGHAVHALPGPSSVLAALSVAALPTDRFFFEGFLPAKSAARRARLAELARIDATLVMFESGNRMQATLTDLAEIMGERDAAICRELTKLHEEVRRAPLAELARQADAPETRGEFVLVIGPPPADAEVLTMDALDGLLREQLAAHSVKDAVAHAVALSGRPRREVYARALELAKTLHKHSRGGDGED encoded by the coding sequence ATGCGCGCAAAGCCGGCCCCGATAAATACGTCTGAAGCTCAAGAGGCCGCCTCGCGCGGTTTCTCCATCGATGCCCATCGGCTCACGGCGCCGAAGGCGGCACCGGGCCTGCATCTGGTCGCAACCCCGATCGGCAATCTCGGCGACATCACGCTGCGGGCGCTCCAGACCCTCGCCGGCGTCGATGTCATCGCCTGCGAGGACACAAGAATCACCCGGCGCCTGACCGAGCGCTACGCCATCGCGGCGCAGCTCAAGCAATATCACGAGCACAATGCGGAAGCCGCCCGTCCAAAAATCCTGGAGGCGCTCGCGGCCGGCGGCTCGGTCGCGCTGGTCTCGGATGCCGGCACGCCGCTGATCTCCGATCCCGGCTTCAAGCTGGTGCGCGAGGTCTGCGCCGCCGGCCACGCCGTGCACGCGCTGCCGGGCCCGTCCTCCGTCCTCGCCGCGCTGTCGGTGGCGGCGCTGCCGACCGACCGCTTCTTCTTCGAGGGTTTCCTGCCGGCGAAATCCGCCGCGCGCCGCGCCCGCCTGGCCGAGCTCGCGCGCATCGACGCGACGCTGGTGATGTTCGAATCAGGAAACCGGATGCAGGCCACCTTGACCGATCTCGCCGAGATCATGGGTGAGCGGGACGCCGCAATCTGCCGCGAACTGACCAAGCTGCACGAGGAGGTCAGGCGCGCTCCCCTCGCCGAGCTGGCGCGGCAGGCGGACGCGCCGGAGACGCGCGGCGAGTTCGTCCTGGTGATCGGCCCGCCGCCCGCGGATGCCGAGGTGCTGACGATGGATGCGCTCGATGGTCTCCTGCGCGAGCAGCTGGCCGCCCACAGCGTCAAGGATGCCGTGGCGCACGCCGTCGCGCTCTCGGGCCGGCCGCGCCGCGAGGTCTATGCCCGCGCGCTCGAGCTCGCCAAGACTCTGCACAAGCATTCGCGGGGCGGCGATGGCGAAGACTGA
- a CDS encoding YraN family protein, which produces MAKTEIPKTEIPREPKAASPERVAAFHTGISAESRAAAYLMAKGYRILAKRYRTAHGEIDIVARRRNLIAFVEVKARATLDDAAFAVTPRQQQRIIDAAQGWLVAHPEHAEFELRFDAMLIAPRSLPRHVLAAFDAST; this is translated from the coding sequence ATGGCGAAGACTGAGATCCCGAAGACTGAGATTCCAAGGGAACCAAAGGCCGCCTCGCCCGAACGCGTCGCCGCGTTCCACACCGGCATCTCCGCGGAAAGCCGCGCCGCCGCCTATCTCATGGCCAAGGGCTATCGCATTCTGGCCAAGCGCTACCGCACGGCGCATGGCGAGATCGACATCGTGGCGCGCCGCCGCAACCTGATCGCGTTCGTCGAGGTCAAGGCGCGCGCGACGCTGGACGATGCCGCCTTTGCCGTGACGCCGCGCCAGCAGCAGCGCATCATCGATGCCGCGCAAGGCTGGCTCGTCGCGCATCCCGAGCATGCCGAATTCGAATTGCGATTCGACGCCATGCTGATTGCGCCGCGCTCACTTCCGCGCCATGTGTTGGCAGCATTCGACGCCTCGACCTGA
- the gshB gene encoding glutathione synthase, producing the protein MKLNVAVQMDPIARINIKGDSTFALLLEAQKRGHGLSYYTPDKLSMVGEEIVAPVHLLTVRDEPGNHFTLGEPRREALNGFDVVLLRQDPPFDLAYITSTHLLERIHPKTLVVNDPASVRNAPEKLFVMNFPQLMPPTLISRDVDEINAFRDKHGAVVMKPLHGHGGAAVFRVMPQDMNFGSLFDMFSVTFREPWVIQQFIPEVRHGDKRIILVNGEFAGAVNRVPAADDLRSNMVRGGAAQETELTPREREICATLGPALRERGLLFVGIDVINGNLTEINVTSPTGIRAIARLGGPDVAAKIWDVIEAKRKK; encoded by the coding sequence ATGAAACTGAACGTCGCCGTCCAGATGGACCCCATCGCCCGCATCAACATCAAGGGCGATTCCACCTTCGCGCTGCTGCTGGAGGCTCAGAAGCGCGGCCATGGCCTGTCCTATTACACGCCCGACAAGCTCTCGATGGTCGGCGAGGAGATCGTGGCCCCCGTTCACCTCCTGACCGTGCGCGACGAGCCCGGCAACCACTTCACGCTCGGGGAGCCCAGGCGCGAGGCGCTGAACGGCTTCGACGTGGTGCTGCTGCGGCAGGATCCGCCGTTCGACCTCGCCTACATCACCTCGACGCATCTTCTGGAGCGCATCCATCCGAAGACGCTGGTGGTCAACGATCCCGCCTCGGTCCGCAACGCGCCGGAAAAGCTGTTTGTGATGAACTTCCCGCAGCTGATGCCGCCGACGCTGATCTCGCGCGACGTCGATGAGATCAACGCGTTTCGCGACAAGCATGGCGCCGTCGTGATGAAGCCGCTGCACGGCCATGGCGGCGCGGCGGTGTTCCGCGTGATGCCGCAGGACATGAATTTCGGCTCGCTGTTCGACATGTTCTCCGTGACGTTCAGGGAGCCGTGGGTGATCCAGCAATTCATCCCGGAGGTGAGGCACGGCGACAAGCGCATCATCCTGGTCAACGGCGAATTCGCCGGCGCGGTGAACCGCGTGCCGGCCGCCGACGACCTCCGCTCCAACATGGTGCGCGGCGGCGCGGCGCAGGAGACCGAGCTCACTCCGCGCGAGCGCGAGATCTGCGCCACCCTCGGCCCGGCCTTGCGCGAGCGCGGCCTGTTGTTCGTCGGGATCGACGTCATCAACGGCAACCTCACCGAGATCAACGTGACCTCCCCCACCGGCATCCGCGCCATCGCGCGGCTCGGTGGCCCTGACGTCGCCGCGAAGATCTGGGACGTGATCGAAGCAAAGCGGAAGAAATAG
- the cpaB gene encoding Flp pilus assembly protein CpaB: MNTARIVVLVIALAAGGVAAYLASGYQNAPAPVEAVVEKLPTVEVLIAKNDIQLGQALKPDDLQWQTWPAATASSAFIRRDNRPEAQSQIAGSIARVPLMQGEPIREQKLVRAEGSGFMAAILPSGMRAVSTEISAETGAGGFILPNDRVDIVLTRRLKNPDTNGPTAGNDLIVSEVILTNVRVLAIDQAPKEKDGQTAVVGKTVTLELKPDQVATLSAARQGGTLQLALRSIVDANATEVTVEDQGAKRSAGIDVIRYGVQTRQLTSQK; the protein is encoded by the coding sequence ATGAACACCGCACGCATTGTCGTTCTCGTCATCGCGCTGGCCGCCGGCGGCGTCGCTGCGTATCTGGCGAGCGGCTATCAGAATGCCCCCGCGCCCGTTGAGGCCGTCGTCGAGAAGCTGCCGACGGTCGAAGTCCTCATCGCCAAGAACGACATCCAGCTCGGCCAGGCGCTCAAGCCTGACGATCTGCAATGGCAGACCTGGCCGGCGGCGACCGCGAGCAGCGCCTTCATCCGCCGTGACAACAGGCCCGAGGCGCAGAGCCAGATCGCCGGCTCGATCGCGCGCGTCCCCCTGATGCAGGGCGAGCCGATCCGCGAGCAGAAGCTGGTCAGGGCTGAAGGCTCCGGCTTCATGGCCGCGATCCTGCCTTCCGGCATGCGCGCCGTTTCGACCGAGATCTCCGCCGAGACCGGCGCCGGCGGCTTCATCCTGCCGAACGACCGCGTCGACATCGTGCTGACACGTCGCCTGAAGAATCCCGATACCAACGGCCCGACCGCCGGCAACGACCTCATCGTGTCCGAAGTCATCCTGACCAACGTCCGCGTGCTCGCGATCGACCAGGCGCCGAAGGAAAAGGACGGTCAGACCGCCGTGGTCGGCAAGACCGTCACGCTCGAACTCAAGCCCGACCAGGTCGCCACGCTTTCAGCCGCGCGCCAGGGCGGCACGCTCCAGCTTGCGCTGCGAAGCATCGTCGATGCCAACGCGACGGAAGTCACCGTCGAGGACCAGGGGGCAAAGCGCTCCGCAGGCATCGACGTCATCCGCTACGGCGTGCAGACGCGGCAACTGACGTCACAGAAGTGA
- a CDS encoding type II and III secretion system protein family protein, whose translation MNYGDDRTGLRIRGKRARSFFAGTMLMLGLLAAPGCVDAADAPVGDQAPIQAPDLGVSPVATIAPARTRFLSLGIGKSVVIDLPREVKDVLVADPKIANAVIRSAQRAYIIGGQVGQTNVVFFAADGQQVASYDIAVKRDLNGMRTALRQSLPGVQIEGVGDSVMLTGSVSSPVEAQQAGDVAAKLVGGSDKVVNNIVVRGRDQVMLKVVVGEVRRDIVKQLGVDLSASLNAGTAVVNFNNSNPFSVSGGPIVGSNGLGVAGLAKGVATVSATMRAMESAGVMRTLAEPSLTAISGESATFIAGGEFPIPAGYSCDPVTHVCTTQVTYKKFGISLNFTPVVLSEGRISLRVMTEVSELSNTNSITLTQAVSSTSSNSITIPSIQTRRAETTLEIPSGGSMAMAGLIQQQTKQAINGLPGVDQVPIIGALFRSQDFVNNETELMVIVTPYVVRAVAQKELSRPDDGFAPASDAQTALLGRMNRLYGTTRRVDPINGAPGDFGFIID comes from the coding sequence ATGAATTACGGGGATGATCGGACGGGCCTGCGCATTCGGGGGAAGCGCGCGCGCTCGTTCTTTGCGGGGACGATGCTGATGCTGGGGCTGCTCGCAGCGCCCGGTTGCGTCGACGCCGCCGACGCGCCGGTCGGCGACCAGGCGCCGATCCAGGCGCCGGATCTCGGTGTGTCGCCGGTCGCGACGATCGCGCCGGCGCGGACGCGCTTTCTCTCGCTCGGCATCGGTAAATCCGTCGTCATCGACCTGCCCCGCGAAGTCAAGGACGTGCTGGTGGCCGATCCCAAGATCGCCAATGCGGTGATTCGCTCGGCCCAGCGCGCCTACATCATCGGTGGTCAGGTCGGCCAGACCAACGTCGTCTTCTTCGCCGCCGACGGCCAGCAGGTCGCCTCCTATGACATCGCGGTCAAGCGCGATCTCAACGGCATGCGCACGGCCCTGCGCCAGTCGCTGCCGGGCGTGCAGATCGAAGGCGTCGGCGACAGCGTGATGCTGACCGGATCGGTGTCGAGCCCGGTCGAGGCGCAGCAGGCCGGCGACGTCGCCGCAAAGCTGGTCGGCGGATCGGACAAGGTCGTCAACAACATCGTCGTGCGCGGCCGCGACCAGGTGATGCTCAAGGTCGTCGTCGGCGAAGTGCGCCGCGACATCGTCAAGCAGCTCGGCGTCGATCTCAGCGCCAGCCTGAATGCCGGCACGGCCGTGGTGAATTTCAACAATTCCAACCCGTTCTCGGTCTCGGGCGGGCCGATCGTCGGCAGCAACGGGCTCGGCGTCGCCGGCCTCGCCAAGGGCGTTGCCACCGTCAGCGCCACCATGCGCGCGATGGAAAGCGCCGGTGTGATGCGGACGCTCGCCGAACCCAGCCTGACCGCGATCTCGGGCGAATCCGCCACCTTCATCGCCGGCGGCGAATTCCCGATCCCCGCAGGCTATTCCTGCGACCCGGTCACCCACGTCTGTACCACCCAGGTCACCTACAAGAAGTTCGGCATCTCCCTGAACTTCACCCCGGTCGTGCTGAGCGAAGGCCGCATCAGCCTGCGCGTGATGACCGAGGTCTCGGAGCTGTCCAACACCAACTCGATCACGTTGACGCAGGCGGTGTCCTCGACCTCGAGCAACTCGATCACCATTCCCTCGATCCAGACCCGCCGCGCCGAGACCACGCTCGAGATTCCCTCGGGCGGCTCGATGGCGATGGCCGGCCTGATCCAGCAGCAGACCAAGCAGGCAATCAACGGCCTGCCCGGCGTCGACCAGGTGCCGATCATCGGCGCGCTGTTCCGCAGCCAGGACTTCGTCAACAACGAGACCGAGCTGATGGTGATCGTGACGCCCTATGTGGTGCGCGCGGTCGCGCAGAAGGAATTGTCGCGGCCCGACGACGGCTTCGCACCGGCCTCCGATGCGCAGACGGCGCTGCTCGGCCGCATGAACCGGCTCTATGGCACCACGCGGCGCGTCGATCCGATCAACGGCGCGCCCGGCGATTTCGGCTTCATCATCGACTGA
- a CDS encoding CpaD family pilus assembly protein, with amino-acid sequence MTTTSADRRRGFGIALALTGLSLMLGACNTAGDITQTVPTDYRQRHPIAVQEGRKSIVIFVGTARGGLSAAQHSDVAGIARDWMREGTGSVVVDVPVDSANSRAAAATYREIRSVLTSGGVPARAIVQHPYRPEDPGLLPTIRLSYSKITAVAGPCGLWPEDIGPSILDPGYNENRPYFNLGCASQRNLAAMIDNPADLEQPRSETPAYTARRDIAFERYRKGTAVATPNPDADKAKLSDTGK; translated from the coding sequence ATGACGACAACATCTGCCGATCGACGTCGCGGCTTTGGGATCGCGCTGGCATTGACCGGGCTGTCCTTGATGCTCGGCGCCTGCAACACCGCCGGCGACATCACTCAGACAGTACCGACCGACTACCGCCAGCGCCACCCGATCGCGGTGCAGGAGGGCCGGAAGTCGATCGTGATCTTCGTCGGCACGGCGCGCGGCGGCCTGTCGGCCGCGCAGCATTCGGATGTCGCCGGCATTGCGCGGGACTGGATGCGCGAAGGCACCGGCTCCGTCGTCGTCGACGTCCCCGTCGACAGCGCAAATTCACGCGCGGCGGCCGCGACCTATCGTGAAATCCGCTCGGTGCTCACATCCGGCGGCGTGCCGGCGCGCGCCATCGTGCAGCATCCCTATCGCCCTGAAGACCCCGGGCTGCTGCCCACCATCCGCCTCAGCTACTCGAAGATCACCGCGGTCGCGGGTCCCTGCGGTCTGTGGCCGGAAGACATCGGTCCCTCCATCCTCGATCCCGGCTACAACGAGAACCGGCCCTATTTCAATCTGGGCTGCGCCAGCCAGCGCAACCTCGCGGCAATGATCGACAACCCCGCCGACCTCGAGCAGCCGCGATCCGAGACGCCGGCCTACACCGCGCGGCGCGACATCGCCTTCGAGCGCTATCGCAAGGGCACCGCGGTCGCGACACCCAACCCCGACGCCGACAAGGCCAAGCTCAGCGATACCGGCAAATGA
- a CDS encoding AAA family ATPase translates to MTRLHDEDSDDLGHPEEHIAPVPRISVQAFCETEQTLQAVTAAGQDRRLAKAHLTAKDGGLAAAIEVYESMPTPNVIVIESDGTRDILEGLDDLAGVCDPGTRVVVIGNPNDTAPYRELVRRGVNDYVIGPVETLDVVRSICSLFSASEAIITGRVIAVVGAKGGVGASTVAHNVAWTIARDLSLDSVVIDLDLAFGTASLDYNQDPVQGIANAVLSQDRPDTALMERLLAKCTERLSLLAAPASLDRVYDFGAEAFDAVFDTLRMTTPCIVLDVPHQWSGWTRRALVNADDIVIVAEPDLANLRNTKNMLTVLKAARPNDRPPLYCINQVGMHKRAEIDVKAFAKTMESQPIAVIPFDSKLFSTAANNGQMIAEVAKNHRTTALFQTMANRLAGRGEVKKPKRSLLEPLLKKLKGRSGRPSAPHRKAS, encoded by the coding sequence ATGACACGGCTCCACGACGAAGATTCGGACGACCTAGGGCACCCCGAGGAACACATTGCGCCGGTTCCTCGCATCTCCGTGCAGGCCTTTTGCGAGACCGAGCAGACGCTCCAAGCGGTGACCGCAGCGGGGCAGGACCGCCGGCTCGCCAAGGCGCACCTCACCGCCAAGGACGGCGGCCTTGCCGCGGCGATCGAAGTCTATGAATCGATGCCGACGCCGAACGTGATCGTGATCGAATCCGACGGCACGCGCGACATCCTCGAGGGATTGGACGATCTCGCCGGCGTCTGCGACCCCGGCACCCGCGTGGTCGTGATCGGCAATCCCAACGACACGGCGCCCTATCGCGAGCTGGTGCGCCGCGGCGTCAACGATTACGTAATCGGACCGGTCGAGACCCTCGACGTCGTCCGCTCGATCTGCAGCCTGTTCTCGGCCTCCGAGGCCATCATCACCGGCCGCGTCATCGCAGTGGTCGGCGCCAAGGGCGGCGTCGGCGCCTCCACCGTCGCGCACAACGTGGCCTGGACCATCGCCCGCGACCTTTCGCTCGATTCGGTCGTGATCGACCTCGACCTCGCCTTCGGCACGGCGAGCCTCGACTACAACCAGGATCCGGTCCAAGGCATCGCCAACGCGGTGCTGTCGCAGGACCGGCCGGACACGGCGCTGATGGAGCGCCTGCTCGCCAAATGCACCGAGCGCCTCAGCCTGCTCGCTGCGCCTGCCTCTCTCGACCGCGTCTACGATTTCGGCGCCGAAGCGTTCGACGCCGTGTTCGACACGCTACGCATGACCACGCCCTGCATCGTGCTCGACGTTCCCCACCAATGGTCCGGCTGGACGCGTCGCGCGCTGGTGAACGCCGACGACATCGTGATCGTCGCCGAGCCCGATCTCGCCAACCTGCGCAACACCAAGAACATGCTGACCGTGCTGAAGGCGGCACGACCGAACGACCGGCCGCCGCTGTACTGCATCAACCAGGTCGGCATGCACAAGCGCGCGGAGATCGACGTCAAGGCCTTCGCCAAGACCATGGAGAGCCAGCCGATCGCGGTGATCCCGTTCGATTCGAAGCTGTTCTCGACCGCGGCCAATAACGGCCAGATGATCGCGGAAGTCGCCAAGAACCACCGCACCACCGCGCTGTTTCAGACCATGGCGAACCGCCTCGCCGGCCGCGGCGAGGTGAAGAAGCCGAAGCGCTCGCTGCTGGAGCCGCTGCTGAAGAAGCTGAAGGGCCGGTCGGGCCGCCCATCGGCTCCGCACCGCAAGGCGTCGTAG
- a CDS encoding tetratricopeptide repeat protein yields the protein MSKRSSLAFPPARLLSPALLVLVLGGCQTAGVEDVTGALGIRSETTVKTDPKPDMDALRARYRAKPGDPAMAIEYGKALRETGQRAQAVAVLEQAVLAHPSNKALLAGYGRALADSGNFQQAFDVLSRAHSPEDPDWRILSAQGAALDQLGRHEEAQQYYASALKIVPDEPQVLSNLGLSYMLQNNLPRAEQILGRAHQRNQNDSRIRANLALVLGLQGRQAEAEILVKADLPPDQAAAKVTALRQMLAKKQQQAEK from the coding sequence ATGTCCAAGCGTTCGTCTCTCGCCTTTCCGCCGGCGAGATTGCTGTCTCCCGCACTGCTGGTGCTCGTCCTCGGCGGCTGCCAGACCGCCGGCGTCGAGGATGTCACCGGCGCGCTCGGCATCAGGTCGGAAACGACCGTCAAGACGGATCCCAAGCCGGACATGGACGCCTTGCGCGCGCGTTACCGCGCCAAGCCCGGCGATCCCGCAATGGCGATCGAATACGGCAAGGCACTGCGCGAGACCGGCCAGCGCGCCCAGGCGGTCGCGGTGCTGGAGCAGGCCGTGCTCGCCCATCCCAGCAACAAGGCGCTGCTCGCCGGCTATGGCCGCGCGCTCGCCGACAGCGGCAATTTCCAGCAGGCCTTCGACGTTCTCAGCCGCGCGCATTCGCCCGAGGATCCCGACTGGCGCATCCTGTCGGCGCAAGGCGCGGCGCTCGATCAGCTCGGCCGCCACGAGGAGGCGCAGCAATATTACGCGAGCGCCCTGAAGATCGTGCCCGACGAGCCGCAGGTGCTGTCCAATCTCGGCCTGTCCTACATGCTCCAGAACAATCTGCCGCGCGCCGAGCAGATCCTCGGCCGCGCCCATCAGCGCAATCAGAACGATTCGCGGATTCGTGCCAACCTCGCGCTCGTGCTGGGATTGCAGGGCCGCCAGGCCGAGGCTGAAATCCTGGTCAAGGCAGATCTGCCGCCGGACCAGGCGGCGGCCAAAGTCACGGCGCTGCGGCAAATGCTGGCGAAGAAGCAGCAGCAGGCCGAGAAGTAA
- a CDS encoding PilZ domain-containing protein — MLANRRRSERRVCSRLAKIHFGAGSLPRDCTITDISDGGVKVVAEFLEVPPQFTIIFAPDYSRQCRLRWRIGCEFGAEFVD, encoded by the coding sequence ATGCTTGCAAATCGCCGCAGAAGCGAACGTCGGGTGTGCAGCCGCCTCGCCAAGATCCATTTTGGCGCGGGCTCGCTGCCGCGGGACTGCACGATCACCGATATTTCGGATGGTGGCGTGAAAGTGGTGGCGGAATTTCTGGAAGTGCCGCCGCAATTCACCATCATCTTCGCGCCGGACTATTCCCGGCAATGCCGCCTGCGCTGGCGCATCGGCTGCGAGTTCGGCGCTGAATTCGTCGACTGA
- a CDS encoding YifB family Mg chelatase-like AAA ATPase, translated as MVQRVSTVAFEGIEARAVDVQVQVAPGLPAFAIVGLPDKAVSEARERVRSALIASGLALPARRIIVNLAPADLPKEGSHYDLPIALGLMAAIGAIPPDALTGFTVLGELGLDGSIAPVAGVLPAAIGANAREEGLICPAACGSEAAWASPDIQIIAASSLIQIANHFKGTQVLSRPSPKVHEAAASTLDLRDIKGQESAKRALEIAAAGGHHLLMIGAPGAGKSMLAARLPSILPPLSPGELLEVSMIASVAGEIEGGALTARRPFRSPHHSASMAALTGGGIRAKPGEISLAHQGVLFLDELPEFDPRVLDSLRQPLENGEVAVSRANHRVTYPARFMLVAAMNPCRCGNAFEPGYACKRGRIDRCTGDYQARISGPLMDRIDLRIEVPAVTAADLILPPPAEGSAEVAARVAAARDIQLARYADAGLPKVRTNAEAPASVLEEIAKPDAQGAKLLRDAAETMRLSARGYHRVLRVARTLADLDHADKIGRLHLAEALSYRALAEDVRQMA; from the coding sequence ATGGTGCAGCGGGTTTCCACCGTCGCTTTTGAGGGGATCGAGGCCCGCGCGGTCGACGTGCAGGTCCAGGTCGCCCCTGGCCTGCCGGCCTTCGCCATCGTCGGCCTGCCGGATAAGGCGGTGTCGGAGGCGCGCGAGCGGGTGCGCTCGGCGCTGATCGCCTCGGGGCTGGCGCTGCCGGCGCGCCGAATCATCGTCAATCTGGCGCCGGCTGACCTGCCCAAGGAGGGCAGCCATTACGACCTGCCGATCGCGCTCGGCCTGATGGCGGCGATCGGGGCGATCCCGCCGGACGCGCTGACCGGCTTCACCGTTCTCGGCGAGCTCGGCCTCGACGGCTCGATCGCGCCGGTGGCCGGCGTCCTTCCCGCCGCGATCGGCGCCAATGCACGCGAGGAGGGGCTGATCTGCCCGGCGGCCTGCGGCTCCGAAGCGGCCTGGGCGAGCCCGGACATCCAGATCATCGCAGCAAGCTCGCTGATCCAGATCGCCAACCACTTCAAGGGCACGCAGGTGCTGTCGCGGCCCTCGCCGAAGGTGCACGAAGCCGCGGCGTCCACGCTGGACCTGCGCGACATCAAGGGCCAGGAGAGCGCCAAGCGGGCGCTGGAGATCGCGGCCGCCGGCGGGCATCATCTGCTCATGATCGGCGCGCCCGGCGCCGGCAAGTCGATGCTGGCCGCACGGCTGCCCTCGATCCTGCCGCCGCTGTCCCCGGGCGAGCTGCTCGAGGTCTCGATGATCGCCTCCGTTGCCGGCGAGATCGAAGGCGGCGCGCTGACGGCGCGGCGGCCGTTCCGCTCACCGCATCATTCCGCCAGCATGGCCGCGCTCACCGGCGGCGGCATCCGCGCCAAGCCCGGCGAGATCTCGCTGGCGCATCAGGGCGTGCTGTTCCTCGACGAGCTGCCCGAATTCGATCCGCGCGTGCTGGATTCGCTGCGTCAGCCGCTGGAGAACGGCGAGGTCGCGGTGTCGCGCGCCAATCATCGCGTCACCTACCCTGCCCGCTTCATGCTGGTCGCGGCGATGAATCCGTGCCGCTGCGGCAATGCGTTCGAGCCCGGCTATGCCTGCAAGCGCGGCCGCATCGACCGCTGCACCGGCGATTACCAGGCACGCATCTCCGGCCCGCTGATGGACCGCATCGATCTGCGCATCGAGGTGCCGGCGGTGACCGCGGCCGATCTGATCCTGCCGCCGCCGGCGGAAGGATCAGCCGAGGTCGCCGCGCGCGTGGCGGCAGCGCGCGACATCCAGCTGGCGCGCTATGCGGATGCCGGCCTGCCCAAGGTCCGCACCAATGCCGAGGCGCCGGCCTCGGTGCTGGAGGAGATCGCCAAGCCGGATGCGCAGGGCGCCAAACTGTTGCGCGACGCCGCCGAGACCATGCGGCTGTCGGCGCGCGGCTATCACCGCGTGCTGCGGGTGGCGCGCACGCTCGCGGACCTCGACCATGCCGACAAGATCGGCCGGCTGCATCTTGCCGAAGCATTGTCCTATCGCGCACTCGCGGAGGATGTGCGGCAGATGGCTTGA